In Colletotrichum destructivum chromosome 8, complete sequence, the following proteins share a genomic window:
- a CDS encoding uncharacterized protein (Putative zn(2)Cys(6) fungal-type DNA-binding domain, transcription factor domain, fungi): protein MALLLTPKDRYPFEAKAPQACGSCKKMKRKCDKALPACGLCSRMDRRCDYAEPLPPEPHPAPTAHDFAALQLKLLDLESRLNQGGTDPGPSSGVSAALGPSHSHVLDPGSGSSLRSGSRDSSMEDTPPSTSAYTSVEPLWEQAPVAQFPPDVFLDIHTFEWLNQALPRPVIDIPAEVLELIGDGAAVQHTVNAYFATTHTWLPIISKKRMQMGVTLAQGGPDLAMLFLAMQLATARPEPGVAPAHLAVYRAAKRFLSLLENGGATSLMVLQSMVLIAYFEYAHGVYPAAWITIASCVRYADFLGLPGFHKGNILLKAPTTMTELEERSRTWWAILVLDRIICLGNQKRYLSPEPHDTEAFPIDDEDWDEGRVGRAVQHTIASPPSPSQSPFSSLCRSALLAGDVVTHARKKKTTAESAIAAVAEAVSLTAALSAMTEQLPGGLSFLAPRCVLFSAAVLLHDFHCCSVNLDGRLRTPEETEQQVRSMEALVRITKDVAALADELLLFILSTESDESHGNGYNDGVGAVSPLILDALYGAGNTLAWLFREEGSLQCENEVKSIKRCLERLGVRWRLAGEYGRMLEQQDLAFMMQEKGHSTMGDM, encoded by the exons ATGGCCCTTCTTCTCACGCCCAAGGACCGGTACCCTTTCGAAGCCAAGGCACCGCAGGCATGCGGCAGCTGCAAGAAAATGAAGAGGAAATGCGACAAGGCCCTCCCTGCATGCGGCCTCTGCTCTCGTATGGACCGCCGGTGCGACTACGCcgagccgctgccgccggagccgcaTCCCGCGCCGACCGCCCACGACTTCGCCGCGTTGCAGCTGAAGCTTCTCGATCTCGAGAGCCGGTTGAACCAAGGGGGCACCGACCCCGGCCCCTCGTCTGGCGTGTCTGCGGCGCTCGGCCCCTCTCACAGCCACGTACTTGATCCCGGGTCCGGCTCATCGTTGAGGTCTGGCAGCCGTGACAGCAGCATGGAAGACACGCCGCCCTCCACGTCGGCCTACACCTCTGTCGAACCACTCTGGGAACAGGCCCCTGTCGCGCAGTTCCCGCCCGATGTGTTCCTGGACATTCACACATTTGAGTGGTTGAACCAAGCCCTCCCAAGACCCGTGATTGATATACCCGCC GAGGTCTTGGAGCTgatcggcgacggcgctgcGGTCCAGCACACCGTCAATGCCTACTTTGCCACAACCCACACCTGGctccccatcatctccaagaaGCGCATGCAAATGGGCGTCACCCTGGCCCAGGGGGGTCCGGATCTGGCCATGCTGTTCCTCGCCATGCAGCTCGCGACTGCCCGCCCGGAGCCCGGCGTCGCTCCGGCCCACCTCGCCGTCTACCGCGCCGCGAAGCGCTTCCTATCACTGCTGGAGAACGGCGGCGCTACTTCCCTCATGGTACTGCAGTCCATGGTGCTGATCGCATATTTTGAGTACGCCCACGGGGTCTACCCGGCCGCCTGGATCACTATCGCGTCCTGCGTGCGCTACGCTGACTTTCTCGGGCTGCCGGGGTTCCACAAGGGGAACATATTGCTGAAGGCGCCG ACAACGATGACGGAGCTGGAGGAGCGGTCGAGGACGTGGTGGGCGATCCTCGTCCTTGACCGCATCATCTGCCTTGGCAACCAGAAGCGTTACCTCTCGCCGGAGCCTCATGACACCGAAGCCTTTCCCATagacgacgaggactgg GATGAAGGACGCGTCGGCCGCGCAGTCCAACACACAATCGCATCACCGCCCTCCCCGTCCCaatcccccttctcttccctttgCCGCTCCGCGCTCTTGGCCGGCGACGTTGTAACCCACGCCCGCAAAAAGAAGACCACCGCGGAGTCCGCCAtagccgccgtcgccgaggcagTCTCCCTCACCGCGGCGCTGTCCGCAATGACGGAGCAGCTGCCCGGGGGGCTCTCCTTCCTCGCGCCGCGCTGCGTGCTGTTCTCCGCCGCAGTCCTGCTGCACGACTTCCACTGCTGCTCCGTGAATCTCGATGGGCGCTTGCGCACACCTGAGGAGACGGAGCAGCAGGTCCGCTCCATGGAGGCGTTGGTCCGCATCACCAAGGACGTGGCGGCGCTGGCTGACGAGCTGTTGCTCTTCATCCTGTCCACAGAGAGTGACGAGAGCCATGGCAATGGCTACAACGATGGTGTGGGCGCTGTGAGCCCGCTGATCCTGGACGCGCTTTACGGTGCGGGGAACACCCTCGCCTGGCTCTTCAGGGAGGAAGGGTCGTTGCAGTGCGAGAACGAGGTGAAGTCCATCAAGCGCTGCCTCGAGAGGCTGGGCGTGCGGTGGAGGTTGGCAGGGGAGTACGGGCGGATGCTTGAGCAGCAGGATCTTGCGTTCATGATGCAGGAGAAGGGGCACTCGACGATGGGCGATATGTGA
- a CDS encoding Putative dnaJ-like protein C11 has product MADSPSRSGSLRVRRTRGGPSRNSSARSSAAWEDYSYLHPINYQQQQQHHSLRSASSRFSLNEQFAATRQEYEFGDDDASSIVERMTLASDLGDDSTTAVNTDLGGANPPDGVGGDYYDLLCLANDPSLTPDQIRRAYHRLVLYLHKDGLPESLHGVAQPHFNQVQRSFETLIDPYRRALYDAAQSRELTNAPYIPPDEDYRHTYDSSLKEQLRQRAADVVQTTSDLGIRFDASKAVRQGSAVTPLDFTLSHSVTVGLPALSRMVERTALSTSRRVASASKCVPSIAVGGSAAGDAERSPEPVLYLPPAQVTLTGSVYGIVEEIYRVPLPLLADRYQPLLPLTIPRKRIIQLAEQRPCPLISLRFRQDIIRRTAQDRIAKTAIEVESEALPEPSLTARVSHPIHLPNDPNPILLEGSVRSGKPWAREPPRIGFGIHRWMGAGNAYAIADSGDWSVWPGEAIKFLGDFTQVSKDQLLTEFPVKTSASFEVGYTTSQERMPSTGHDDSPRGECGIRGLDRESSNGDDGSWTVSASLTANTVAGYLRYGRDLLLPGPSPARLELELCSNTLLDGYVAVRNLWAVSRFSKLGLELGASPHSLHLSLYWSRLGQRLSIPVLLSPRAEHSGAVILFCCAGVAPLVAFAARHFLARPRRTRPAEVDLQAYVARKRAAADEVASLLAGAVEARQRIERQRGGLVVLSAKFGVKNEGGGGGGSDGDNDNGDDWAAEEVADVTLAVAALVEDGGLRIPAGVRKGSLLGFWDPAPLRRKVLHVRYLWRGREGTVEVMGRDELVLPPPRRDAS; this is encoded by the coding sequence ATGGCCGATTCCCCGAGCCGCTCCGGCAGCCTCCGAGTCCGCCGAACCCGCGGCGGGCCCTCGCGAAATTCCTCCGCCCGCTCTTCGGCCGCATGGGAAGACTACTCCTACCTCCACCCCATCAATtaccaacagcaacagcagcaccacaGCCTACGTTCCGCCTCGTCGCGCTTCTCCCTCAACGAGCAGTTCGCCGCCACGCGACAAGAGTACGAGttcggcgatgacgacgcctCATCCATCGTCGAGCGCATGACCCTCGCCtccgacctcggcgacgataGCACCACCGCCGTGAATACGGACCTTGGAGGCGCTAATCCgcccgacggcgtcggtggAGACTACTACGACCTGCTGTGCCTGGCCAACGACCCGTCCCTGACACCGGACCAGATCCGGAGGGCATACCACCGCTTGGTGCTGTACCTGCACAAAGACGGCCTCCCCGAGAGCCTGCACGGCGTCGCGCAGCCGCACTTCAATCAGGTGCAGAGGAGTTTCGAGACGCTGATCGACCCCTACCGGCGAGCGCTTTACGATGCGGCCCAATCGAGGGAGTTGACCAATGCGCCGTACATCCCCCCGGACGAGGATTATCGACATACATATGATTCATCGCTGAAGGAGCAGTTGAGGCAACGGGCGGCTGATGTGGTACAGACAACGTCGGATCTGGGCATCCGATTCGATGCCTCGAAAGCGGTCCGGCAGGGCTCCGCCGTGACACCCTTGGACTTCACACTGAGCCATTCCGTGACGGTAGGGCTTCCGGCGCTTAGCCGGATGGTTGAGAGGACAGCGTTGTCGACGAGTCGACGTGTTGCGTCCGCATCGAAGTGCGTACCGTCTATTGCGGTCGGTGGAAGCGCAGCTGGCGATGCTGAACGGTCGCCGGAACCCGTGCTCTACTTGCCCCCGGCACAGGTGACATTGACCGGCTCTGTCTACGGAATCGTCGAGGAGATATACAGGGTCCCTCTTCCATTGCTGGCCGATCGCTATCAACCCTTGTTACCCCTGACCATTCCTCGCAAGCGGATCATCCAGCTTGCCGAGCAGCGCCCGTGTCCCCTGATCAGTCTCAGATTCCGACAGGACATCATCCGCCGGACGGCCCAAGACCGCATCGCCAAGACGGCAATCGAAGTAGAGAGCGAAGCGCTGCCTGAGCCCTCACTAACGGCCAGAGTGTCGCACCCGATCCATCTGCCAAATGACCCGAATCCGATCCTGCTGGAGGGAAGCGTGCGGTCCGGAAAACCGTGGGCGCGGGAGCCTCCTCGcatcggcttcggcatcCACCGCTGGATGGGGGCCGGCAACGCGTACGCCATTGCCGACAGCGGCGACTGGAGCGTATGGCCTGGCGAGGCGATCAAGTTCCTCGGGGACTTTACGCAGGTGAGCAAGGACCAACTGCTCACCGAGTTCCCCGTGAAAACGTCGGCAAGCTTCGAAGTGGGGTACACGACGTCGCAGGAGCGGATGCCGTCAACGGGTCACGACGACTCCCCGAGGGGGGAGTGTGGCATCCGCGGGCTGGACCGTGAAAGCAGcaacggtgacgacggcTCGTGGACGGTCTCGGCATCACTGACGGCCAACACGGTGGCCGGGTACCTCAGATACGGGCGCGACCTGCTGCTCCCCGGTCCCAGCCCCGCCAGGCTCGAACTGGAGCTGTGCTCCAACACGCTCCTCGACGGATACGTCGCCGTTCGCAACCTCTGGGCCGTCAGCCGCTTCTCCAAACTGggcctcgaactcggcgccAGCCCGCACAGCCTGCACCTCTCCTTGTACTGGTcgcgcctcggccagcgccTCAGCATCcccgtcctcctctccccGCGCGCCGAACAcagcggcgccgtcatcttGTTCTGCTGCGCGGGCGTCGCGCCTCTCGTCGCCTTTGCCGCGCGGCACTTCCtggcgagaccgagacgCACCCGccccgccgaggtcgacctgCAAGCCTATGTCGCGCGAAAGCGCGCCGCGGCCGATGAGGTCGCGTCCCTGCTCGCGGGGGCCGTGGAGGCCCGTCAGCGCATCGAGCGTCagcgcggcggcctcgtcgtgcTGAGCGCAAAGTTTGGCGTAAAgaacgagggcggcggcggcggcggcagcgatggGGAtaacgacaacggcgacgactgggcggccgaggaggtcgcggACGTGACGCtcgcggtggcggcgctggtggaGGATGGGGGCCTTCGGATCCCGGCCGGCGTGAGAAAGGGCTCGCTGTTGGGGTTCTGGGACCCGGCGCCGCTGCGGCGCAAGGTACTCCATGTGCGGTATCTCtggcgggggagggagggcacGGTGGAGGTCATGGGTCGGGATGAACTGGTTCTCCCGCCCCCGAGGAGGGATGCGTCTTGA
- a CDS encoding Putative pectin lyase/virulence factor, right handed beta helix domain, PL-6 family, translating to MAPFILVPVAVLAALSGAAARDIFVSPTGTGTGTLDAPLGSVQSAVAAAVAGDTIFLRKGTYAPSANIQIAKSGTRTSPITIRPYQGEKVIIDGGNMPGTPKALGEALPNPERGVFHIQNANYWALYDLEIINGPYGIYARDASHNYYDGLSTHDNYETGFQLEGASANNTVVNLDSYRNRDPRKNGESADGFACKSGSGEGNVLRNARLWDNVDDGLDLFMFASPVTIDRVYAWGNGYNRPEWAFSPFEGDGNGFKLGITDNPPANHIVSNSIAFGNFKKGFIDNGNPGALTFDRNTAWNNGDTGFHMRSSSSRMTGNVAAANAGAAQVSLVATVTASGNSWNSGSWSNSSFVSLDASILKGPRGPDKKVQGSDFLIPKSGQAIGATTR from the exons ATGGCCCCATTCATCCTTGTTCCTGTCGCGGTACTCGCTGCCCTGAGCGGCGCGGCCGCCCGTGACATCTTTGTGTCCCCCACTGGCACCGGCACGGGGACCCTGGACGCCCCGCTCGGCTCCGTGCAGTctgctgtcgccgccgccgtcgccggcgataCCATCTTCCTCCGGAAAGGCACATACGCGCCGTCGGCCAACATTCAGATTGCGAAATCTGGCACCAGGACGTCGCCCATCACCATCCGGCCTTACCAGGGCGAAAAGGTGATTATCGACGGCGGGAACATGCCCGG CACCCCCAAGGCCCTGGGCGAAGCACTGCCCAACCCCGAGAGAGGCGTCTTCCACATCCAGAACGCCAACTACTGGGCGCTGTACGACCTGGAAATCATCAACGGCCCCTACGGCATCTACGCCCGCGACGCCTCGCACAACTACTACGACGGCCTGTCGACGCATGACAACTACGAGACGGGCTtccagctcgagggcgcctcggccaacaacaccgtcgtcaacctcgacTCGTACCGCAACCGCGACCCCCGCAAGAACGGCGAGAGCGCCGACGGCTTCGCCTGCAAGTCGGGTTCCGGCGAGGGCAACGTCCTGCGCAACGCCCGCCTCTGGgacaacgtcgacgacggcctcgacctcttcaTGTTCGCCAGCCCCGTCACCATCGACCGCGTCTACGCCTGGGGCAACGGCTACAACCGGCCCGAGTGggccttttcccccttcgagggcgacggcaacGGGTTCAAGCTCGGCATCACGGACAACCCGCCCGCCAACCACATCGTCAGCAACTCCATCGCCTTCGGCAACTTCAAAAAGGGCTTcatcgacaacggcaacCCGGGGGCGCTGACGTTCGACCGCAACACGGCGTGGAACAACGGCGACACGGGCTTCCACATGCGCAGCTCGTCCTCCCGCATGACGggcaacgtcgccgccgccaacgccggcgccgcccaggtcagcctcgtcgccaccgtgacggcctcgggTAACTCGTGGAACTCGGGCTCCTGGTCCAACAGCTCCTTCGTCAGCCTCGACGCCTCCATCCTCAAGGGTCCTAGGGGCCCCGACAAGAAGGTCCAGGGCAGCGACTTTCTGATCCCCAAGTCAGGCCAGGCCATCGGCGCGACCACGCGCTAA